From Zingiber officinale cultivar Zhangliang chromosome 5B, Zo_v1.1, whole genome shotgun sequence, the proteins below share one genomic window:
- the LOC121986113 gene encoding uncharacterized protein LOC121986113 isoform X3, which yields MAAAAAAAAAYSTPREHVEWIRRERYYIGRHDKNPLAEDIHQAVLYLSEELYSKDVHFLMELVQNAEDNKYAEGVTPSLEFLITSKDITMTGAKTTLLLFNNEIGFSTSNIVSICRIGKSTKKGKRHLGYIGEKGIGFKSVFLISSKPFIFSNGYQICFDEEPSPDCNLGYIVPEWVDENPSLSDIKNLYGPSKSLPTTVLILPLKIEKESAVKQQLLNLQPEVLLFLSKIRQLSVRGDSDGSTCNTGCKIFISGEDNCQTRRNFNAESYPLHLTAQMGDKGDEEQCCYYMWKQRFPVKQQCISKKRAEVDEWAITLAFPFGRRLNRGMRKSGVYSFLPTDMETGFPFIIQADFLLVSSRESIQLNSPWNEGILSCVPSAFMNAFTTLIKGAHEAPSFSIPFLFNFIPVEESHIKLLDPVRQSIKEKITAERIIPCELNNSQKMFCKPSEIKRLAPSFWHVLIKAQKSGVDILNLHSNGSHIVNAYLDNDDYNNVLGFLGVNYVDLSWYASFIQGSDLPKGMPDDIYVELLHFIAQNWNSCFMDLPLLRFIDATGGISLLSVSQATNGYQKLCIANGDEIITWLINWNREFISVSNLYFMPQTMQLSLRTSKSGVMDWLKNSVKLQSLSLYDYGSIVIKSLTKSKLVIAFTHFLYHSHKYNYASKWCLQTLFSHLPIVDEYGEVIFEKTEVLVPASMGKWIMLMGSNPWRADKYFVLSREYLATANFAGNVTCEGQILKFLQQNGKASDVPQVYPPNAAFQTVYSPLTRDNAFLLLEWIRNIRSRGTNCKLQIFFSSIKTGSWLKTSIGYSPPSESFLPSSGWGRLLQVASTLVDIPLILKDFYGEKITEYTEELKEIGVRFDFMDASEYIGSHIRIATADSALTRAKVFSLLNLVRYLGEVSLSPDYLIQSTKTARWLKTSVGFRLASESILLLDSEWTLASHVSNLPFIDTSFYGEQIADYKTELQLFGVLGGFNKNYQIVVNNFKMPSSSVSADVAIFILECIQNANILDDLIRKLSQTTKWLKTQLGYQNPGESFLAVLEWECLLQVVSDIPVIDEPMYGGRIRSYQTELKRIGVAVTRDDFSKAIASRLNLLIKKTLITNKNVLALLTCYRQFVKKQITFPHDLSLFSLEKEWLHTNLGFRSPKASILFSPEWEPISAISNLPLIDGNSEFYGYSDEIYDFKNELQAFGVIVEFKEGAKFVIESINLPRDPSVINPVSIISLFQSIRNLKENTESLPMEFKQKMNNRWIKTILGYRFPEESILFDPTWSLQRKDGPFIDDIFYGSELSSYKKELKEIGVSVDASQACLLLALHIKCHSDITTISRVYLFLNEHKWEPDNEDNEAAEWIWIPRGAGEWVSSNSCILHDKLDLFGSQLFILDKYYDTKLLEFFSRVFGVRLSPCVDDYCKLWSSWEVSAHHLTVQQCSAFWVFIAKHWNSNSVKLMLGSISKLPVESNDELILSNKQDVFIPDDLLLKELFDKVSGTIFVWYPQVTTPALSRANMNKIYSSIGVQSISEAVEKDESFRTTGASVREVNQKSLISSNGLLRIVLAFLSDTSLDIIATERSLLVKYLLDLEVLEIDEPITVSYKLTLSSRTILDSKATRMFRWEKDKAKLFLQRDEGGTKRKRHNIEYATNFADVIAKGLLSEMPDQIASLAELIRLGCLLDFEEDAVDYLLKTKNLQLFPEDEEFLSSISSTTVQFILY from the coding sequence GTATAGGATTCAAAAGTGTCTTTCTGATATCCAGTAAGCCCTTTATCTTCAGCAATGGGTACCAAATATGCTTCGATGAGGAACCATCACCTGATTGCAACCTAGGCTACATTGTGCCTGAGTGGGTTGATGAGAATCCAAGCCTTTCTGACATAAAAAATTTGTATGGCCCTTCAAAAAGCCTTCCTACAACTGTTTTAATCTTGCCTTTGAAGATTGAAAAAGAGTCAGCTGTGAAGCAACAATTATTAAATTTACAACCCGAGGTCCTACTCTTTCTTTCAAAAATTAGGCAGCTATCTGTTAGGGGAGATAGCGATGGTTCAACATGTAATACTGGCTGCAAGATCTTTATATCTGGTGAAGACAATTGCCAAACGAGGAGGAACTTCAATGCAGAATCATACCCTCTCCATCTTACTGCTCAAATGGGCGACAAGGGAGATGAGGAACAATGCTGTTACTACATGTGGAAGCAAAGGTTCCCTGTAAAACAGCAATGCATTTCAAAGAAGAGGGCTGAAGTTGATGAATGGGCTATTACTCTGGCTTTTCCCTTTGGAAGGCGGTTGAATCGCGGGATGCGAAAGTCTGGTGTGTATTCCTTTCTTCCTACTGACATGGAGACTGGTTTCCCATTTATAATCCAGGCAGATTTCCTTCTGGTTTCTTCAAGGGAGTCGATACAGCTAAATAGCCCATGGAACGAAGGAATTCTCAGCTGTGTACCTTCTGCATTTATGAATGCTTTCACTACACTAATTAAAGGAGCACATGAGGCGCCCTCATTTTCCATTCCCTTCTTGTTCAATTTCATACCAGTGGAGGAATCTCATATCAAGTTGCTAGATCCTGTGAGACAATCCATTAAAGAAAAGATCACTGCTGAGCGTATAATACCATGTGAATTAAATAACTCACAAAAAATGTTCTGTAAGCCCAGTGAAATTAAGAGGCTTGCTCCTTCATTTTGGCATGTTCTAATCAAAGCACAGAAGTCTGGGGTTGATATACTTAACCTGCATTCAAATGGAAGTCATATAGTAAATGCCTACTTGGATAATGATGACTATAATAATGTACTAGGATTTCTGGGAGTGAACTATGTTGATCTATCATGGTATGCATCATTCATTCAGGGTTCTGATCTTCCAAAGGGAATGCCTGATGATATTTATGTAGAACTTCTACACTTCATTGCTCAGAATTGGAACTCTTGTTTTATGGACTTACCTCTGTTAAGGTTTATTGATGCCACTGGCGGCATATCTTTGTTAAGTGTATCACAAGCAACGAATGGTTATCAGAAGCTATGTATTGCCAACGGTGATGAGATCATCACATGGCTTATCAACTGGAACAGGGAGTTTATATCTGTCTCAAACCTATATTTTATGCCACAAACCATGCAATTGTCTTTAAGAACGTCAAAATCAGGAGTAATGGATTGGCTCAAGAATTCTGTGAAGCTGCAGAGTTTAAGTCTTTATGACTATGGGTCAATTGTGATCAAGTCACTAACTAAGAGCAAGCTTGTCATAGCCTTCACTCATTTTCTATATCATTCTCATAAGTATAATTATGCTAGCAAATGGTGCTTACAGACATTGTTCTCTCACTTGCCAATAGTAGATGAGTACGGAGAAGTGATATTTGAAAAGACAGAAGTCCTTGTGCCGGCCAGCATGGGCAAATGGATAATGTTAATGGGTTCAAATCCATGGAGGGCTGACAAATATTTTGTACTGAGCAGGGAGTATTTGGCAACTGCAAATTTTGCAGGAAATGTTACATGTGAAGGACAGATTTTGAAGTTCCTACAACAAAATGGAAAGGCCTCTGATGTTCCACAAGTTTATCCTCCAAATGCAGCTTTCCAAACTGTTTACTCTCCTTTGACAAGAGACAATGCATTCTTGTTACTTGAATGGATTAGAAATATAAGATCTCGTGGAACTAATTGTAAGCTGCAGATCTTTTTTAGCAGCATCAAAACTGGAAGCTGGTTGAAGACATCAATTGGTTACAGTCCACCTTCTGAGTCATTCTTGCCGAGCTCAGGTTGGGGAAGACTACTTCAGGTAGCATCAACACTTGTTGACATACCATTAATCCTGAAAGATTTTTATGGTGAAAAGATAACAGAGTACACTGAAGAACTTAAAGAAATTGGAGTCAGATTTGATTTTATGGACGCATCAGAATATATTGGTAGCCATATCAGGATTGCAACAGCTGATTCCGCCTTAACCCGAGCAAAAGTCTTTTCATTGCTCAATTTGGTCAGATATTTGGGAGAGGTAAGCTTGTCCCCTGACTATCTAATTCAGAGCACCAAAACTGCAAGATGGCTAAAAACATCAGTTGGTTTCAGATTAGCATCAGAATCCATATTGTTGCTTGATTCAGAATGGACACTTGCTTCACATGtcagtaatctccccttcattgACACTTCTTTCTATGGTGAGCAGATTGCTGATTATAAGACTGAGCTGCAGTTATTTGGTGTTTTAGGTGGATTCAACAAAAATTATCAGATTGTGGTTAATAACTTCAAAATGCCTTCAAGCTCTGTATCTGCTGATGTTGCCATTTTCATACTTGAATGCATACAAAATGCTAACATTCTTGATGATCTCATCAGAAAGTTATCACAGACGACTAAATGGTTGAAGACCCAGCTTGGCTATCAAAATCCAGGTGAATCTTTTTTGGCTGTTTTAGAATGGGAATGTCTTCTTCAGGTTGTCAGCGACATTCCGGTAATAGATGAGCCAATGTATGGCGGTAGAATCAGGTCATATCAGACAGAGCTAAAGAGAATTGGAGTAGCAGTAACCAGAGATGACTTCTCAAAAGCTATTGCTTCTCGACTGAATCTCCTTATAAAGAAAACATTGATCACAAACAAAAATGTTCTCGCATTGTTAACATGTTATAGGCAGTTTGTCAAAAAGCAAATTACATTCCCACATGATCTTTCCCTTTTCTCCCTTGAGAAGGAATGGTTGCATACTAATCTTGGATTCAGATCTCCAAAAGCTTCCATCCTATTTAGTCCGGAGTGGGAGCCTATCTCAGCTATATCAAATCTTCCACTTATCGACGGTAATTCTGAATTCTATGGTTACTCCGATGAGATCTATGATTTCAAAAATGAGCTCCAGGCCTTTGGTGTTATAGTTGAATTCAAAGAGGGAGCTAAATTTGTCATAGAGAGCATCAACCTTCCAAGAGATCCTTCTGTCATTAATCCAGTTAGCATTATATCCTTATTTCAGTCCATTCGCAATCTGAAGGAAAACACAGAGTCTCTTCCAATGGAGTTCAAGCAAAAGATGAACAATAGATGGATAAAGACAATTCTAGGTTACAGATTTCCAGAAGAGAGCATTCTGTTTGATCCTACGTGGAGTTTGCAAAGGAAAGACGGTCCCTTTATTGATGACATCTTCTACGGATCTGAGCTTTCATCTTATAAAAAGGAGCTTAAAGAAATTGGTGTATCTGTGGATGCCTCTCAGGCATGCCTGTTACTAGCACTTCATATTAAGTGTCACTCTGATATTACTACAATCTCGAGAGTATACCTGTTCTTGAATGAACATAAATGGGAGCCTGATAATGAAGATAATGAAGCTGCAGAGTGGATTTGGATCCCACGGGGTGCTGGAGAATGGGTGAGCTCCAACAGTTGCATACTACATGATAAGCTTGACCTGTTTGGTTCCCAACTCTTCATTTTGGATAAATACTATGACAcaaagcttcttgaattcttttcaAGGGTTTTTGGGGTTCGGCTTAGTCCATGCGTCGATGACTACTGCAAGCTCTGGTCCTCGTGGGAAGTTTCAGCACACCACCTTACGGTGCAGCAATGCTCCGCTTTCTGGGTCTTCATTGCGAAGCACTGGAATAGCAACTCAGTGAAACTTATGCTGGGAAGCATATCAAAATTACCAGTTGAAAGTAATGATGAGCTCATTCTTTCCAACAAACAAGACGTATTCATTCCCGATGATCTCTTGCTGAAGGAACTGTTTGACAAGGTTTCTGGAACAATCTTTGTCTGGTATCCTCAAGTAACCACTCCTGCACTTTCTAGAGCAAATATGAACAAGATCTATAGCAGCATTGGTGTTCAATCAATTTCTGAGGCTGTAGAAAAGGATGAGTCGTTCAGGACCACTGGTGCTAGTGTTAGGGAAGtcaatcagaaatctctgatatCGAGCAATGGATTGCTGAGGATTGTGCTTGCTTTTCTTTCCGATACTTCTCTTGATATAATTGCTACTGAAAGGAGTCTCCTTGTCAAATATTTGCTTGATTTAGAAGTCTTGGAAATTGATGAGCCTATTACAGTTAGCTATAAGCTAACACTATCCTCTCGaacaattttagattcaaaagcTACTAGAATGTTCCGTTGGGAAAAAGATAAGGCGAAGTTATTCTTACAAAGAGATGAAGGTGGAACGAAACGAAAAAGACACAACATTGAATATGCAACAAATTTTGCTGATGTGATAGCAAAGGGCTTATTGTCTGAAATGCCTGACCAGATTGCTTCACTTGCTGAGCTCATTAGGCTTGGTTGCTTGTTGGACTTTGAGGAAGATGCAGTGGACTACTTGTTGAAGACCAAAAATCTCCAGTTGTTTCCTGAAGACGAAGAGTTTCTATCATCTATTTCGTCTACAACGGTTCAATTTATTCTCTACTAA